In Solidesulfovibrio carbinoliphilus subsp. oakridgensis, the sequence ACGGCAACCAGGACCTCTACGATCCCATCGCCGAGTACGCCATCCCGGACGGCATCAGCCGCAAGATGGTCTTTACCGGCTACATTCCGCGCCATGTGCCCACCGCCCAGTCCATGGCCCGGACCCGGCGCGAGGAGCGGCTTTCGCCCGAGGAAAAGCTGGTGGTGGTGACGACCGGTGGCGGCGGGGACGGCTATCCGCTGATGGACGCCTATCTCGCCATGCTCGAAGAGGGTGGGGCCCCGCACCACCGGGTGATCTTCGTGTCCGGCCCCTTCATGCCCAAACCCGAGCGCGAGGCCGTGGCCCGGCGGGCGGGGCGCCTGAAGGCCCGGTTCTACCATTTCTACCGGCGCATGGAGACGCTCATGGGCCTGGCCGACGCCGTGGTCACCATGGGCGGCTACAACACCACCTGCGAGATCCTGTCCCAGGGCAAGCCCTGCCTGGTGGTGCCCCGGGAAGTGCCGCGCCTGGAGCAGCGCATCCGGGCCGAGGTCATGAGCGGCCGGGGGCTGATCGAATACCTGCCCTGGGACAGCCTGACCCCGGCCGCGCTCCGGGACAAGCTGGTCCTGCTTCTTGGCGACGCGGGGTCCTACCGCACGGCCATGGCCAATTTTCCCTTCACCGGCCTCTCGGTCATCTCCGACCGGCTGGCCACCTTTCGCCGGGAACTGTGCCGTGTGGACAGGAAT encodes:
- a CDS encoding glycosyltransferase family protein, giving the protein MAAPTTYNILMYSHDTYGLGHLRRTMAIAEHLRQHGVNILILTGSPLAGRYETPDGVDFVRIPGMIKKTNEEYQPLSIKINARHALNIRRNIIIATAKAFQPHLFIVDKAPMGLRREVIPTLKWLRRRLPGTRTILGLRDIMDDAVSTSREWREKGVYEVLDQYYSEIWVYGNQDLYDPIAEYAIPDGISRKMVFTGYIPRHVPTAQSMARTRREERLSPEEKLVVVTTGGGGDGYPLMDAYLAMLEEGGAPHHRVIFVSGPFMPKPEREAVARRAGRLKARFYHFYRRMETLMGLADAVVTMGGYNTTCEILSQGKPCLVVPREVPRLEQRIRAEVMSGRGLIEYLPWDSLTPAALRDKLVLLLGDAGSYRTAMANFPFTGLSVISDRLATFRRELCRVDRNACPPPAGS